The following are from one region of the Quercus robur chromosome 1, dhQueRobu3.1, whole genome shotgun sequence genome:
- the LOC126719132 gene encoding uncharacterized protein LOC126719132 — MTEIEDFDSKPKRARVEIRSALNFSDEDKIGTIQPYDDALVVILRIGGYDVKRVIVDQGSGAEIMYPDLYRGLNLKLKDLTAYDSPLVSFDEKVVIPKGQIRLPVQVGSEVVEVGFIVVEAYSPYTAIVARP, encoded by the exons ATGACTGAGA TCGAGGACTTTGATTCCAAGCCGAAGAGAGCTAGAGTAGAGATCCGATCTGCGCTAAATTTCTCGGATGAGGACAAGATAGGAACCATCCAACCATAcgatgatgctttggtggtcatCCTCAGGATAGGGGGATACGATGTGAAGAGGGTAATCGTTGACCAGGGCAGTGGTGCGGAGATTATGTATCCTGATCTGTACAGGGGGTTGAACTTAAAGCTCAAAGACCTAACAGCCTATGATTCACCTTTAGTGAGTTTTGATGAAAAGGTTGTCATTCCAAAAGGTCAGATTAGACTGCCCGTGCAGGTGGGTTCAGAAGTGGTTGAAGTAGGCTTTATTGTGGTGGAGGCGTACTCTCCCTACACGGCCATTGTGGCAAGACCCTGA